The genomic window CAAAAAATAATCACATTCTGCTATAATTGAACTTGCCACATGACACGCATCCATCAACTTAACGCCAGTCGCCGTAATTTCCTTTGCGAGAGACTTTACTTGTCCATCAACATTTTCACTCACATACGTATGCGTGTAAGTATCTATAAAATCCTGGATATCGTTCCTTTTCGACTCAAATCGGTTGGCCGCATTTTCGGCAACGAGAATATACGACGTGACCAAATCGAACACCCCATTACGAATCTGCTGTTGGATTTCCAATTTAGCCTGAGCCTCTAAACTGACCTTTAGTTGAGACTGGTCGTCGTAAGGACGATTATAGCAACAGTTGTCCAAATAAATCTTCAAGCGTTCCATCGAAATCCTCTTCTAAAATATACCTTTCTTTGCACAAAAAAGCAAACACCCCATTTCATATATTCGGGAATATAAGGACAATAACCTAAATCTGTTTTCTTATGGGCGTTCCCCGGCCCCAACTTGTCATCCCCGCGAAGGCGGGGATCTCCCAGCGTCGGCCAGGGGCCGGGTCGGGTGCTGCTCGCCTCTCGTCACCCCGGACCTGATCCGGGGTCGGCTCATCGAGCCG from Fibrobacter sp. UWB15 includes these protein-coding regions:
- a CDS encoding type II toxin-antitoxin system VapC family toxin — its product is MERLKIYLDNCCYNRPYDDQSQLKVSLEAQAKLEIQQQIRNGVFDLVTSYILVAENAANRFESKRNDIQDFIDTYTHTYVSENVDGQVKSLAKEITATGVKLMDACHVASSIIAECDYFLTTDKRLLKYQTDKIKILNPMTFILEVEENHEP